The following coding sequences lie in one Bacteroidota bacterium genomic window:
- a CDS encoding response regulator transcription factor, producing the protein MKAILIDDERLARQELKSLLAAYPEIQIVGEANNVETAIESIKQLKPDVIFLDIQMPGKNGFELLEEISGVPEVVFVTAYDEYAIRAFEVNALDYLLKPVQSNRLAETVKKILNKESGDRQESKELSLPLNDSDQVFVKDGEKCWFVKLSDVRLFESEGNYVRIYFDKNRPLILRSLNNLDERLNNRTFFRASRKHIINLKWVESIESWFNGGLMVKLRGGEQVEISRRQAAKLKDMMSL; encoded by the coding sequence ATGAAAGCAATATTGATCGATGATGAACGCTTGGCACGCCAAGAGCTCAAAAGTTTATTAGCCGCATATCCTGAGATTCAAATTGTAGGAGAAGCCAACAATGTTGAAACGGCAATCGAAAGCATTAAGCAATTGAAGCCGGATGTTATATTTTTAGATATTCAAATGCCCGGAAAAAATGGTTTTGAACTCCTGGAAGAAATTAGCGGTGTGCCGGAGGTTGTTTTTGTGACGGCCTATGATGAATACGCCATCAGAGCCTTTGAAGTAAATGCGTTGGATTATCTATTAAAGCCGGTGCAGTCGAATCGATTAGCTGAGACAGTAAAAAAAATTCTAAATAAGGAATCTGGTGATCGACAAGAATCGAAAGAATTGTCGCTTCCTCTAAATGATAGTGATCAAGTGTTTGTTAAAGATGGAGAAAAGTGTTGGTTTGTGAAGTTGAGTGATGTTCGTTTGTTTGAATCGGAAGGGAATTATGTTAGAATTTATTTTGACAAAAATCGGCCATTGATTCTGCGTTCTTTAAATAATTTGGATGAACGATTGAATAATAGAACATTTTTCAGAGCAAGCAGAAAGCATATTATCAATTTGAAATGGGTGGAGAGTATCGAAAGCTGGTTTAATGGTGGTTTAATGGTGAAGTTGAGAGGCGGTGAGCAAGTTGAAATTTCTAGAAGGCAAGCCGCAAAATTAAAAGATATGATGAGCCTTTGA
- a CDS encoding phosphatase PAP2 family protein has translation MKNAWQIYFSRPNKRILFFLTLFFLVLTLTSFVFFLTYNEHRAGYRFDDPILELFHPIAVSEITFFITYFLGIYGLIISFRMPQLFVGLLQAYIIMTLLRMLSLYVIPLEAPSTIIPLKDTFLQSTFYSGRENLKDLFFSGHTATIFLFAFVFRKKKTKLLFFCGATFIGVFLVVQHVHYSIDVLAAPLFAYTAVLIQKKLRLD, from the coding sequence ATGAAAAATGCTTGGCAAATTTATTTTTCGAGACCGAATAAGCGCATCTTGTTTTTTTTGACGCTGTTTTTTTTAGTTCTTACATTAACATCTTTTGTTTTTTTTCTTACCTATAATGAACACCGCGCAGGGTATCGATTTGATGATCCCATTTTAGAGCTTTTTCATCCGATTGCGGTTTCGGAAATCACATTCTTTATCACCTATTTTTTAGGAATTTACGGACTTATCATCTCCTTTCGCATGCCACAATTATTTGTCGGTTTGCTTCAAGCCTATATAATTATGACGCTGCTGAGAATGTTGTCTTTGTATGTGATTCCTTTAGAAGCTCCGTCAACAATCATTCCTCTGAAAGATACCTTTTTGCAATCGACATTTTACTCCGGAAGAGAGAATTTAAAAGATCTTTTTTTCTCCGGCCATACAGCAACTATATTTCTATTCGCATTTGTATTCCGAAAAAAGAAAACAAAATTATTGTTTTTTTGTGGTGCGACTTTTATTGGGGTGTTTTTGGTCGTACAGCATGTTCACTATAGTATTGACGTTTTAGCAGCTCCACTATTTGCTTATACCGCAGTGCTGATACAGAAAAAGTTAAGGTTAGATTGA
- a CDS encoding DUF479 domain-containing protein translates to MNFLSHLYLSGESEGLIIGNFIADSVKGSSIYNFSEEVQKGILLHRKIDTFTDAHPIVETSKERLRPKYRKYASVIVDIYYDHYLAANWETYSNQSLHLYTQNVYSIIEQNKHTFPLKSQLFTKYMLEYNILSAYAHLDGIDRVLKGMSRRASFVSNMEHAIHDLKEHYPLFEQEFKSFFPELQQFVNTEIEIR, encoded by the coding sequence ATGAATTTTTTGTCTCATCTATACTTATCAGGGGAATCAGAAGGCTTGATTATTGGCAATTTTATAGCCGATTCGGTAAAAGGGAGCTCAATCTATAATTTTTCTGAAGAAGTTCAAAAAGGGATTCTATTACATCGTAAAATAGATACATTTACCGATGCCCACCCGATTGTTGAAACCAGCAAAGAACGACTAAGACCCAAATACAGAAAATATGCAAGTGTTATCGTTGACATCTACTATGATCATTATTTAGCCGCAAATTGGGAAACGTATTCAAACCAATCGCTCCATTTGTACACACAAAACGTTTACTCCATCATTGAGCAAAACAAACATACATTTCCTTTGAAATCACAGTTATTTACAAAATACATGCTGGAGTATAATATACTATCAGCCTACGCTCATTTGGATGGGATTGATCGTGTATTAAAAGGTATGTCGCGGAGAGCAAGTTTTGTTTCCAACATGGAACACGCCATTCACGATTTAAAAGAGCACTACCCCTTATTCGAACAAGAATTCAAATCCTTTTTTCCGGAGCTACAGCAATTTGTTAACACAGAAATCGAAATTCGTTAA
- the mazG gene encoding nucleoside triphosphate pyrophosphohydrolase, translated as MEEKRKAFERLLIIMDELREKCPWDKKQTIESLRHLTIEETYELADAILDNDLPNIKKELGDVLLHIVFYARIASETNEFDIADVINALCEKLISRHPHIYGDVKVENEQDVKENWEKLKLKEGNKSVLAGVPKSLPSLIKASRIQEKARAVGFDWEKPEQVWEKVQEEIAELKHEIDTNASKEKIEDEFGDVLFSLINYARFVNINAEDALERTNKKFIKRFQYLESEAAKIGKPLSDMTLAEMDVYWNKAKKL; from the coding sequence ATGGAAGAAAAACGAAAGGCATTTGAGCGATTATTGATAATTATGGATGAATTGCGAGAAAAATGTCCTTGGGACAAAAAGCAAACAATCGAATCCTTGCGCCATTTAACAATTGAAGAAACCTACGAGTTAGCCGATGCGATTTTAGACAATGACTTACCTAACATTAAAAAAGAATTGGGAGACGTTTTGTTGCACATTGTTTTTTATGCACGTATTGCTTCCGAAACAAACGAATTCGATATCGCTGATGTAATCAACGCTTTGTGTGAAAAATTAATTAGCCGACACCCTCATATATATGGAGATGTGAAAGTAGAAAATGAACAAGATGTGAAGGAAAATTGGGAAAAACTGAAACTAAAAGAAGGAAATAAATCCGTTTTAGCCGGGGTTCCTAAATCTTTACCTTCCCTAATTAAAGCATCTCGGATTCAGGAAAAGGCCCGTGCTGTTGGATTCGACTGGGAAAAACCCGAACAAGTATGGGAAAAAGTTCAGGAAGAAATTGCTGAATTGAAACACGAAATAGACACCAATGCATCGAAAGAGAAAATAGAAGATGAGTTTGGAGATGTATTGTTTTCTTTAATTAACTATGCTCGTTTTGTAAATATCAATGCGGAAGACGCCTTAGAAAGAACAAATAAAAAATTCATCAAGCGCTTTCAATACCTGGAATCAGAGGCGGCAAAGATCGGGAAACCGCTTAGTGATATGACCTTAGCCGAAATGGATGTGTATTGGAATAAAGCCAAAAAATTATAG
- a CDS encoding acyloxyacyl hydrolase encodes MFLIQTSGVAQGRPKEDFILMGDAHVGYIISHRGSIVHLIKGQIGGGELTYVFRTCGKRSWQPIHAFPEFGLSYMHLYLANPSEIGNLDALYPYMNLRLNKQKRNFKMYLRLGLGIANMSKPFDRLTNSKNNAIGSHINGYVNIRLSSSYMLSKSWRLDSGIGLTHASNGAIKTPNLGLNMATLNLGVGYVFGNKNLEMCKDSVMPKIKKRWHPSVIGIVGFKELEQPLGNKYMAYGLSGNLYYSASYKNRFGTGVEFVYSNETRVKLERDSASTERIKDVLKIGVKAGYSFNIDRISIPIDFGYYVFQNDNLKEKFFHRLGVRYMVTKHVIANVTLYTHWAKADYFEWGLGYEF; translated from the coding sequence TTGTTCTTAATACAAACTTCCGGTGTGGCTCAAGGTCGACCTAAAGAAGATTTTATTCTTATGGGAGATGCGCATGTTGGTTATATCATTAGCCATCGAGGAAGTATCGTCCATTTAATTAAAGGCCAAATTGGAGGAGGAGAGCTTACTTATGTTTTTAGAACCTGTGGTAAAAGATCCTGGCAGCCGATTCATGCTTTCCCGGAGTTTGGATTAAGCTATATGCATCTCTATCTCGCCAATCCTTCTGAGATTGGGAATCTGGATGCCCTTTATCCATACATGAATTTAAGATTGAATAAGCAGAAGCGGAACTTTAAAATGTATTTGCGTTTAGGGTTGGGTATTGCAAATATGTCGAAACCTTTTGATCGCCTTACAAATTCAAAAAACAACGCTATTGGTTCTCATATAAACGGATATGTGAATATTCGTTTAAGCTCGTCCTATATGTTGAGTAAATCATGGCGCCTGGATTCAGGGATTGGTTTAACCCATGCATCCAATGGAGCGATAAAAACGCCAAATTTAGGTTTAAACATGGCCACTTTAAATTTGGGTGTGGGTTATGTATTCGGAAATAAAAATCTGGAAATGTGTAAGGATTCGGTGATGCCGAAAATCAAAAAAAGATGGCATCCTTCTGTAATTGGGATTGTAGGATTTAAAGAACTAGAGCAACCTTTAGGAAATAAATATATGGCTTATGGATTAAGTGGAAACTTATATTATTCGGCAAGTTATAAGAACAGATTTGGCACCGGAGTCGAATTTGTATATAGTAATGAAACGAGAGTGAAGTTAGAAAGAGATTCGGCATCTACTGAGCGAATAAAAGATGTGCTTAAAATAGGTGTGAAGGCAGGTTATTCTTTTAACATCGATCGAATTTCAATTCCCATCGATTTTGGATATTATGTTTTTCAGAATGATAATTTAAAAGAAAAATTCTTTCATAGGCTGGGAGTTCGATACATGGTTACAAAGCATGTGATTGCAAATGTAACGCTTTATACTCATTGGGCAAAAGCCGATTATTTTGAATGGGGTTTAGGATATGAATTTTAA
- a CDS encoding DUF2807 domain-containing protein, with protein MRFLTFISVVFILFSSCKKENRCDCIKRTGPIITEIRTVPPFNRIFTEQDVDVFITEDVVSEVKVEAGENIAPLVETVVEDGILIIRNKNRCNWTRSYKKPLNVYIKTPGLKYIHSNGSGNIKSLNTISVDSFDVQIEGAGDIDLTVNNNKVISHIYGIGNLTLRGNTNEHACSIGGSSFLYASELNTGYTYLHTFTLGLSYIKASGLLIYRIDNKGDVYCYGNPASIQEAGRDGTGVLHIQ; from the coding sequence ATGAGATTTTTAACGTTTATTTCAGTTGTTTTTATTTTATTTTCTTCCTGCAAAAAGGAAAATAGATGCGATTGCATTAAACGCACAGGGCCAATCATTACTGAAATCAGAACTGTTCCTCCTTTTAACAGGATATTTACTGAACAAGATGTAGATGTATTTATTACGGAGGATGTGGTTTCTGAGGTAAAGGTAGAAGCCGGAGAAAATATTGCTCCTTTAGTTGAGACAGTTGTAGAGGACGGAATATTAATTATTCGGAATAAGAACCGATGTAATTGGACCAGAAGTTATAAGAAACCATTAAACGTTTATATAAAAACTCCTGGGTTGAAATATATACATTCCAATGGTAGTGGAAACATAAAATCGCTCAACACCATTTCTGTGGATTCGTTTGATGTTCAAATTGAAGGTGCTGGAGACATTGACTTAACAGTAAACAATAATAAAGTCATTTCTCATATATATGGAATAGGAAATTTAACCTTGCGAGGAAATACAAATGAACACGCTTGTAGCATAGGAGGATCCTCTTTTTTATATGCTTCTGAATTGAATACAGGGTATACTTACCTTCATACCTTTACACTGGGTTTGAGCTATATTAAGGCATCGGGTTTATTAATTTATAGGATTGATAACAAAGGAGATGTATATTGCTACGGAAATCCTGCCTCAATTCAGGAGGCCGGGAGGGATGGAACAGGTGTTTTACACATTCAATAA